The proteins below are encoded in one region of Candidatus Thiodiazotropha sp. LNASS1:
- a CDS encoding carboxypeptidase-like regulatory domain-containing protein: MNRNESLSLQTQREQRTFHAWHTLFILFNLSVLTACASPGYYSFTREVTGHVVDGATGVPLKDVIVVGTWPGIGSTHCGDHEAMRSHVHETTTDRTGAFRIPGCLKTTGVFFHSDASISFYKRGYFPKKSRNSPFWNTSIGKGKLGYSGPGWVWQFQGSVIELEPSGAISKTRLDKILKSKNIHVVSDYDSVPFKDCYWMKMPRMTMAIGHREREIKDKPEMQRKPLAQYMVDRWFENPERCHPDPVGYLMEYKDYE; encoded by the coding sequence ATGAATAGGAATGAATCGTTGAGCTTGCAAACACAACGCGAGCAAAGAACATTTCATGCATGGCACACTCTTTTTATACTTTTCAACCTGTCAGTTTTAACCGCATGTGCGTCGCCCGGTTACTACAGCTTTACCCGGGAGGTTACAGGCCATGTGGTTGATGGGGCAACGGGCGTACCGTTGAAGGATGTGATAGTCGTGGGCACCTGGCCGGGGATCGGTAGCACCCACTGTGGTGATCATGAAGCAATGAGATCCCATGTGCACGAAACTACTACAGACCGCACCGGCGCGTTCAGGATCCCGGGTTGCCTTAAAACTACAGGTGTTTTCTTTCACAGCGATGCCAGTATCAGTTTTTACAAGCGTGGTTATTTTCCGAAGAAAAGCAGAAACAGTCCATTTTGGAACACCAGCATAGGAAAAGGCAAACTGGGCTACAGCGGACCGGGATGGGTGTGGCAGTTCCAGGGATCGGTTATTGAGTTAGAACCATCAGGGGCTATCTCTAAGACAAGATTAGACAAGATTCTAAAGTCAAAGAATATTCATGTGGTCAGTGATTACGACAGCGTTCCATTTAAAGACTGTTATTGGATGAAGATGCCAAGAATGACAATGGCGATTGGGCATAGGGAAAGAGAAATAAAAGATAAACCAGAAATGCAGAGAAAGCCATTGGCGCAGTATATGGTTGATCGTTGGTTTGAGAATCCTGAGCGATGCCACCCCGACCCGGTAGGATACCTGATGGAGTACAAGGATTATGAGTAG
- a CDS encoding PKD domain-containing protein yields the protein MIVESDLNAALIVNAGPDQIVTAGEQVQLDGSASSETDGTIASFHWYQVRGPVVTLESARTAIASFQAPANAELEFGLRLVSDTDEVATDRVVIRTDPYNNILPQANAGIDQIVATGDLVQLDATASSDADGTIIKYRWHQSRGPNVQLIDAQTAVSSFQAPPNAELGFSLRIEDNAGAIATDGVVIRVEPYTNQPPVADAGIDQTIAAGETVQLDGSASSDADGTIVRYIWTQNRGPSVVLQDSRTATPSFTMPANAELAFTLTVIDDSGAVTRDGVVVRSAININQPPVADAGIDQTIAAGETVQLDGSASSDADGTIVRYIWTQNRGPSVVLQDSRTATPSFTMPANAELAFTLTVIDDSGAVTRDGVLVRSAVNINQPPVADAGIDQTIAAGETVQLDGSASSDADGTIVRYIWTQNRGPSVVLQDSRTATPSFTMPANAELAFTLTVIDDSGAVTRDGVVVRSAININQPPVADAGIDQTIAAGETVQLDGSASSDADGTIVRYIWTQNRGPSVVLQDSRTATPSFTMPANAELAFTLTVIDDSGAVTRDGVVVRSAVNINQPPVADAGIDQTIAAGETVQLDGSASSDADGTIVRYIWTQNRGPSVVLQDSRTATPSFTMPANAELAFTLTVIDDSGAVTRDGVVVRSAVNINQPPVADAGIDQTIAAGETVQLDGSASSDADGTIVRYIWTQNRGPSVVLQDSRTATPSFTMPANAELAFTLTVIDDSGAVTRDGVLVRSAVNINQPPVADAGIDQTIAAGETVQLDGSASSDADGTIVRYIWTQNRGPSVVLQDSRTATPSFTMPANAELAFTLTVIDDSGAVTRDGVVVRSAININQPPVADAGPDLVVIEGELAQLDGSASSDPDGEISRFIWSQRSGPTVQLNDKNSATPNFVATTAGDILLRLIVEDDRGTRVTDDVHITVQVGGNSPPIADAGPDATHLETRYHQFNGRSSSDSDGSIASYLWEQISGPTVNISEANASRSIFSVNMPEVDQDTELRFRLTVTDDGGLSSSDEIVVLVLDNLPPQPLAIDEITIVEGSYHVLDASQYFSFQPEDGFWSLTGYQWRQISGPPAILQYRQYREQVRILAPEVDVATDLIFEVGVEDRFGLPATNTVTVHVVNPEDLPPNNPPVAVAGEDRISSSKYFLIVDGTNSHDIDGEIVSYEWSVIDSPGYVGSFRGDSQYPINHASVYEPGDYTLRLTVTDDRGGISTDDVIVNFNPYTSSTDNPPDADAGTHYKTPLRYWQLDDSLRLDGSDSADANGSIVSFQWQQLSGPTVDIANPDSSVTSFIPQPFDGSATSSNPIEYRFLLMVTDDEGDKDESFVRRQIYLVNSEPTANFNHQPILSLADSVIQLDASSSYDRDPNDYISSYRWSQYYGPTVTFLDNSVQPRVQLPDRNTVSGLASVGIELIVTDLYGADTRFPETLPFWIVSPDYQAALFTAGDDIYVQAGSQVTITGEPYVPAECNPITGCVDDSAGLHWLQLAGPPIELMQSRGWSLSFTAPPVTERVELIFGLTKIVSAFNNRAVTEVDPVKVYLLPQGAALTADAGPDQESPEKNLVTLDGSGSYDPHGLIEQFHWIQLEGPQALLTKPHEAITEVALPALAVEADLVFQLTVANDWEMEAVDTVRIRVTPDLTDGDIDADGVSDDNDRFPDNPGEAYDFDDDGIGDIGDTDRDGDGVENDLDYYPNDPQRQNPPQIDITEPMNGADIESGYVIVKGTLDGPASIGATVNGIVAERGGEPYGSEFVARIPLAVGANEIEVLATTLSRQQVSQTLTVNRVGSSPIRFFVSESSGLTPLENRLSLVNEGESPITQVDIDYEGDGAIDETLVDDFERDLLYVYETEGIYYPTAIVTDVDGVQYTLTQVVNAIPEMRILAQLEDHWSGMNNALNDGNLGLALEHIAASHSEKFSRQFTYLMPRMPEIIASYSSLYVESLSLDHSFVHVVRTIDGENRVFTVGFNQDIFGVWRIISM from the coding sequence TTGATCGTTGAAAGCGATCTAAATGCTGCGCTGATTGTAAACGCCGGTCCCGACCAGATTGTTACAGCAGGTGAACAGGTTCAGTTGGATGGAAGTGCCAGTAGCGAGACAGACGGCACCATTGCCAGTTTTCACTGGTATCAGGTACGTGGCCCGGTAGTCACTCTTGAGAGTGCCAGAACAGCCATTGCCAGCTTTCAAGCGCCGGCAAACGCCGAGCTTGAGTTTGGCTTAAGATTGGTTAGTGACACGGATGAAGTCGCAACTGATCGGGTAGTTATCCGAACAGATCCTTATAATAATATACTACCACAAGCCAATGCGGGAATTGATCAAATAGTCGCAACTGGCGATCTGGTGCAACTAGATGCCACAGCCAGTAGTGATGCCGATGGCACGATCATAAAATATCGTTGGCATCAATCTCGTGGACCCAATGTACAATTGATTGATGCGCAGACTGCGGTATCCAGCTTTCAAGCGCCGCCTAATGCTGAATTGGGATTTTCACTGAGGATTGAAGATAACGCGGGTGCAATTGCTACAGATGGCGTTGTCATTCGAGTGGAACCTTATACCAACCAACCACCTGTTGCCGATGCGGGTATCGATCAGACAATTGCCGCCGGTGAGACGGTACAGCTGGACGGTAGTGCGAGTAGCGATGCGGATGGCACGATTGTCAGATACATCTGGACCCAAAACCGCGGGCCCTCGGTGGTGCTTCAAGACAGCCGGACGGCGACACCGAGTTTTACGATGCCGGCGAATGCCGAGCTGGCATTTACACTGACTGTCATCGATGATTCGGGAGCAGTCACGAGAGATGGCGTTGTGGTTCGCAGTGCGATCAATATCAATCAACCACCTGTTGCCGATGCGGGTATCGATCAGACAATTGCCGCCGGTGAGACGGTACAGCTGGACGGCAGTGCGAGTAGCGATGCGGATGGCACGATCGTCAGATACATCTGGACCCAAAACCGCGGGCCCTCGGTGGTGCTTCAAGACAGCCGGACGGCGACACCGAGTTTTACGATGCCGGCGAATGCCGAGCTGGCATTTACACTGACTGTCATCGATGATTCGGGAGCAGTCACGAGAGATGGCGTTCTGGTTCGCAGTGCGGTCAATATCAATCAACCACCTGTTGCCGATGCGGGTATCGATCAGACAATTGCCGCCGGTGAGACGGTACAGCTGGACGGCAGTGCGAGTAGCGATGCGGATGGCACGATCGTCAGATACATCTGGACCCAAAACCGCGGGCCCTCGGTGGTGCTTCAAGACAGCCGGACGGCGACACCGAGTTTTACGATGCCGGCGAATGCCGAGCTGGCATTTACACTGACTGTCATCGATGATTCGGGAGCAGTCACGAGAGATGGCGTTGTGGTTCGCAGTGCGATCAATATCAATCAACCACCTGTTGCCGATGCGGGTATCGATCAGACAATTGCCGCCGGTGAGACGGTACAGCTGGACGGCAGTGCGAGTAGCGATGCGGATGGCACGATCGTCAGATACATCTGGACCCAAAACCGCGGGCCCTCGGTGGTGCTTCAAGACAGCCGGACGGCGACACCGAGTTTTACGATGCCGGCGAATGCCGAGCTGGCATTTACACTGACTGTCATCGATGATTCGGGAGCAGTCACGAGAGATGGCGTTGTGGTTCGCAGTGCGGTCAATATCAATCAACCACCTGTTGCCGATGCGGGTATCGATCAGACAATTGCCGCCGGTGAGACGGTACAGCTGGACGGCAGTGCGAGTAGCGATGCGGATGGCACGATCGTCAGATACATCTGGACCCAAAACCGCGGGCCCTCGGTGGTGCTTCAAGACAGCCGGACGGCGACACCGAGTTTTACGATGCCGGCGAATGCCGAGCTGGCATTTACACTGACTGTCATCGATGATTCGGGAGCAGTCACGAGAGATGGCGTTGTGGTTCGCAGTGCGGTCAATATCAATCAACCACCTGTTGCCGATGCGGGTATCGATCAGACAATTGCCGCCGGTGAGACGGTACAGCTGGACGGCAGTGCGAGTAGCGATGCGGATGGCACGATCGTCAGATACATCTGGACCCAAAACCGCGGGCCCTCGGTGGTGCTTCAAGACAGCCGGACGGCGACACCGAGTTTTACGATGCCGGCGAATGCCGAGCTGGCATTTACACTGACTGTCATCGATGATTCGGGAGCAGTCACGAGAGATGGCGTTCTGGTTCGCAGTGCGGTCAATATCAATCAACCACCTGTTGCCGATGCGGGTATCGATCAGACAATTGCCGCCGGTGAGACGGTACAGCTGGACGGCAGTGCGAGTAGCGATGCGGATGGCACGATCGTCAGATACATCTGGACCCAAAACCGCGGGCCCTCGGTGGTGCTTCAAGACAGCCGGACGGCGACACCGAGTTTTACGATGCCGGCGAATGCCGAGCTGGCATTTACACTGACTGTCATCGATGATTCGGGAGCAGTCACGAGAGATGGCGTTGTGGTTCGCAGTGCGATCAATATCAATCAACCACCTGTTGCCGATGCAGGACCTGACTTGGTAGTAATTGAAGGTGAATTGGCTCAACTGGATGGTAGTGCAAGTTCAGATCCGGATGGAGAAATATCTCGCTTTATCTGGTCGCAACGTAGTGGGCCGACAGTTCAACTCAACGACAAAAATAGTGCCACACCGAATTTTGTTGCTACTACAGCAGGGGATATCCTATTACGATTGATCGTTGAAGATGATCGCGGCACACGGGTAACAGATGATGTACATATAACTGTCCAAGTAGGTGGTAATTCCCCCCCGATTGCCGATGCAGGCCCTGATGCAACACATTTAGAGACGCGTTATCACCAATTTAACGGTAGATCAAGTAGCGATAGTGATGGTTCCATTGCCAGTTATTTATGGGAACAAATCTCAGGTCCAACAGTAAATATTAGTGAAGCAAACGCATCGAGATCTATTTTCAGCGTTAACATGCCCGAGGTTGATCAAGACACAGAACTTCGTTTTAGACTCACCGTGACTGACGATGGTGGATTAAGCTCGTCTGACGAGATCGTTGTTTTGGTGCTTGACAACCTACCACCTCAACCCTTGGCGATAGACGAAATAACCATAGTCGAAGGCAGCTATCATGTTCTGGATGCTTCTCAATATTTCTCCTTTCAACCAGAAGATGGTTTTTGGTCTTTGACTGGCTATCAATGGCGGCAGATCAGTGGTCCTCCAGCGATATTGCAATATAGGCAATATCGGGAACAGGTCAGGATACTGGCGCCGGAAGTTGATGTTGCGACTGACTTGATATTTGAGGTGGGGGTTGAAGATCGTTTCGGCCTGCCAGCAACCAACACGGTTACAGTACATGTTGTCAACCCAGAAGATCTTCCGCCAAATAACCCGCCAGTTGCTGTTGCAGGCGAGGATAGAATCAGCTCAAGTAAATACTTTCTTATTGTTGATGGTACGAACAGCCATGATATAGATGGCGAAATTGTATCCTATGAATGGTCGGTTATCGATTCACCAGGTTATGTCGGATCATTCAGAGGAGACAGCCAATATCCAATAAATCATGCCTCGGTCTATGAACCTGGTGATTACACTCTACGGTTGACGGTAACGGATGACAGGGGTGGCATATCCACCGATGACGTGATTGTCAACTTCAATCCATATACGAGTTCGACAGATAATCCACCAGATGCCGATGCCGGTACCCACTATAAAACGCCCCTCAGATATTGGCAATTGGACGATTCATTGAGGCTTGATGGTAGTGACAGTGCAGATGCAAACGGTTCAATCGTCTCATTCCAATGGCAACAGCTATCGGGGCCAACAGTGGATATTGCCAATCCAGACAGCTCGGTTACCTCATTTATCCCTCAACCATTCGATGGCTCCGCAACCAGTTCTAACCCTATTGAATACCGGTTTCTCTTGATGGTCACTGATGACGAAGGGGATAAGGACGAGAGTTTCGTGAGGCGTCAGATCTATTTAGTAAATAGCGAGCCCACTGCAAATTTCAACCACCAGCCAATCCTAAGCTTGGCGGATAGCGTCATTCAATTGGATGCGTCATCAAGTTACGATCGCGATCCCAATGACTATATCTCAAGCTATCGCTGGAGCCAGTACTATGGTCCTACAGTCACATTCCTGGACAATTCGGTCCAACCAAGGGTACAGCTGCCGGATAGAAATACGGTCTCCGGTTTGGCGAGTGTGGGGATCGAACTCATTGTGACTGATCTCTATGGCGCTGACACACGTTTTCCTGAAACCCTGCCATTTTGGATCGTTTCACCTGATTATCAAGCAGCGCTGTTTACTGCCGGTGACGATATCTATGTGCAGGCGGGATCCCAGGTGACTATAACGGGAGAGCCTTATGTGCCTGCAGAGTGTAATCCGATCACCGGCTGTGTGGACGATAGCGCCGGTCTCCACTGGTTGCAGCTCGCGGGACCCCCTATAGAGTTGATGCAGAGTCGTGGTTGGAGCCTCTCTTTCACGGCTCCGCCTGTAACCGAGCGTGTGGAATTGATCTTTGGCTTGACCAAGATAGTGTCCGCTTTCAATAATCGGGCTGTGACGGAAGTCGATCCGGTCAAGGTGTATCTACTTCCTCAGGGGGCCGCACTGACGGCCGATGCGGGTCCGGATCAAGAGAGTCCGGAGAAAAACCTGGTAACCCTTGACGGCTCCGGCAGCTATGATCCGCATGGCTTGATAGAACAATTTCATTGGATACAGTTGGAGGGTCCGCAGGCCTTGTTGACTAAGCCACATGAAGCGATAACTGAGGTGGCTCTGCCTGCTTTGGCTGTTGAAGCGGATCTGGTGTTTCAACTCACTGTGGCCAACGATTGGGAGATGGAGGCGGTCGATACGGTCAGAATAAGAGTGACGCCCGATCTGACCGACGGCGATATCGATGCCGACGGCGTCAGCGACGACAACGACCGCTTTCCCGATAATCCAGGCGAAGCCTACGACTTCGACGATGACGGTATCGGCGACATCGGGGACACTGACAGGGATGGGGATGGTGTTGAAAATGATCTCGATTATTATCCCAACGATCCGCAAAGACAGAATCCGCCTCAGATAGATATAACAGAGCCGATGAACGGTGCGGATATCGAATCGGGATACGTCATCGTAAAGGGCACACTAGACGGACCGGCAAGCATAGGCGCCACCGTTAACGGCATTGTTGCAGAGAGAGGGGGAGAGCCCTATGGCAGTGAATTCGTCGCCAGGATACCGCTTGCCGTGGGCGCCAATGAAATTGAGGTTTTGGCGACAACACTAAGTCGTCAACAGGTGAGCCAGACCCTGACCGTCAATCGGGTTGGTTCTAGCCCGATTCGATTTTTCGTGTCTGAAAGCAGTGGCCTGACACCATTGGAAAATCGGCTAAGCCTGGTCAACGAAGGTGAGAGTCCGATCACTCAGGTCGATATCGACTACGAAGGCGATGGGGCTATCGACGAGACTTTGGTCGACGACTTCGAGAGGGATCTGTTGTATGTCTACGAAACGGAGGGAATCTACTATCCGACCGCGATCGTGACGGATGTGGATGGCGTGCAATACACCCTGACTCAGGTTGTCAACGCAATCCCAGAAATGCGCATACTAGCCCAGTTGGAGGATCACTGGTCCGGTATGAACAATGCCCTCAATGACGGCAATCTCGGCTTGGCGCTGGAACATATTGCTGCCAGCCACAGCGAGAAATTCAGCAGGCAGTTTACCTATCTGATGCCAAGAATGCCTGAGATCATTGCAAGTTATTCTTCTTTATATGTCGAATCTCTCTCACTGGATCACTCCTTTGTCCATGTGGTGCGAACCATCGATGGTGAGAATCGAGTCTTTACGGTCGGTTTCAACCAAGACATTTTTGGGGTGTGGCGGATCATCAGTATGTAG
- a CDS encoding polysulfide reductase chain A translates to MRFPQLKIGQQFEYQGKQYTKTGPLTASEEGTGASAMIRRSAEVTLIDGAVSGALKQQVKQSYSREEVNELCKGYRTRIIQESQKIADVNGTLQLEQLLVLIKDNDMFESIL, encoded by the coding sequence ATGCGTTTTCCTCAACTCAAGATCGGCCAGCAATTCGAATATCAGGGCAAGCAATATACCAAGACAGGCCCTTTGACTGCCTCTGAAGAGGGAACGGGCGCCAGCGCTATGATCAGGCGTTCGGCAGAGGTGACACTCATTGATGGAGCAGTATCTGGAGCACTAAAACAACAAGTCAAGCAGAGCTACAGCCGGGAAGAGGTGAATGAGTTGTGTAAAGGATACAGGACTAGAATTATCCAGGAATCGCAGAAGATAGCTGATGTAAATGGCACCTTGCAACTCGAACAACTGCTTGTATTAATCAAAGATAATGACATGTTTGAATCAATCCTGTGA
- a CDS encoding AAA family ATPase codes for MTLNHEEADIQDRLIARLVHCPVCFGDPQCEVEHIETHISHLLLAGDRVYKIKKPLDLGFLDFSTLEKRRQCCEEELRLNSRLAPDLYLGVVGIGGTLDSPRIDADEGIIEYAVEMRRFRQQDLLSHALPDREQIEYLARLLADFHHSIPSISHGMPYGTPEHIIQPILENFRLIRGLKQPLFEIERLNVLQTWAEQQSTVLQPIMEERYYAGHIRECHGDLHLGNITLFENKITPFDGIEFNPDLRWIDTLSDIAFLLMDLQHRGMNSAASQLLNSYLERTNDYAGLPLLRFYLLYRATVRAKVSAIRATQSGLQHEEWEQQLEEYRSFLSLAESVIRHPPASLILTHGVSGSGKSTVSGWLAEQLMAIRIRSDVERRRLFPEREGSGVEIERYSERASRITYNHLAGMAKQLLRSGFSVIIDATSLAQWQRELFLQLSQSQQAPMVIIDCQAEESLLKKRIRERCDSGQDASEADLAVLKLQQEKRQPLTASELERTIVVDSEHFPPSGLLATVLQRLMR; via the coding sequence ATGACCCTGAACCATGAAGAAGCAGATATACAGGATCGTTTGATAGCGCGATTGGTGCATTGTCCGGTGTGCTTTGGCGATCCCCAGTGTGAAGTGGAGCATATTGAGACCCATATCTCACACCTGCTTTTGGCGGGGGATCGGGTCTATAAGATCAAGAAACCACTGGATCTCGGATTTCTCGATTTCTCAACCCTGGAAAAACGGCGACAGTGTTGCGAAGAGGAGCTGCGTCTCAACAGCCGATTGGCGCCGGACCTCTACCTGGGTGTGGTGGGCATTGGAGGCACTTTGGATTCGCCGCGAATCGATGCGGATGAGGGAATCATCGAGTATGCGGTAGAAATGCGCCGGTTTCGCCAACAGGATCTGCTCAGTCACGCGCTGCCGGACAGAGAACAGATCGAGTATCTGGCCCGCTTACTTGCAGACTTCCATCATTCAATACCCTCGATCAGTCATGGTATGCCCTACGGTACTCCGGAGCATATCATTCAGCCCATTCTGGAGAACTTTCGGCTCATACGGGGCTTGAAACAGCCGCTGTTTGAAATCGAACGATTGAATGTCCTGCAAACCTGGGCCGAGCAACAAAGCACGGTTCTGCAACCCATCATGGAAGAGCGCTATTATGCAGGCCATATCCGCGAATGCCATGGTGACCTCCACCTGGGTAACATCACACTGTTTGAAAATAAGATCACACCCTTTGACGGCATCGAATTCAATCCCGATCTGCGCTGGATAGATACCCTCAGCGATATCGCCTTCCTGCTCATGGATCTGCAGCATCGCGGGATGAATTCTGCGGCTTCCCAGCTTCTCAACAGCTACCTGGAGCGAACGAACGATTACGCAGGATTGCCTTTGCTGCGCTTCTATCTGCTCTATCGCGCCACCGTGCGGGCCAAGGTTAGCGCCATCAGGGCTACGCAGTCGGGATTGCAACATGAGGAGTGGGAGCAGCAACTGGAAGAGTATCGAAGTTTCCTCAGCCTGGCGGAGTCGGTGATTCGCCATCCGCCCGCTTCGCTGATCCTGACCCATGGAGTCTCCGGCTCGGGAAAGAGTACAGTCAGTGGCTGGCTCGCAGAGCAGTTGATGGCGATCAGGATAAGATCCGACGTGGAACGCCGGCGTCTGTTTCCTGAGCGGGAGGGCTCCGGTGTTGAAATTGAGCGCTACAGCGAACGTGCATCACGCATTACCTACAATCATCTGGCGGGAATGGCAAAACAGCTGCTGCGATCGGGTTTTTCGGTGATCATCGATGCCACCAGTCTGGCACAATGGCAACGAGAGTTGTTTCTTCAATTGTCGCAGAGCCAGCAGGCACCGATGGTCATCATCGATTGTCAGGCAGAGGAATCGCTGCTGAAAAAACGTATCCGGGAGAGGTGTGACAGCGGGCAGGACGCCTCTGAAGCCGATCTTGCAGTACTCAAGCTACAGCAAGAGAAACGCCAGCCGTTAACCGCCTCGGAACTGGAAAGGACAATTGTCGTCGACAGCGAACACTTTCCACCTTCGGGACTGCTGGCCACTGTGCTGCAACGATTGATGCGATAG
- a CDS encoding DUF2892 domain-containing protein — MNIDRIVLAFAGVVILLSVVLSHYHHSYWLFLTAFVGLNLLQSAFTGFCPLATILKKMGRQSGSAF, encoded by the coding sequence ATGAATATCGACCGAATCGTTCTCGCTTTTGCGGGTGTTGTAATCCTTCTGAGTGTAGTGCTTTCACACTACCATCACTCCTATTGGCTCTTCCTGACCGCCTTCGTTGGGCTCAATCTTTTACAATCCGCATTCACCGGATTCTGTCCATTGGCTACAATTCTAAAGAAGATGGGCAGGCAGAGCGGCTCTGCATTCTGA
- the rimO gene encoding 30S ribosomal protein S12 methylthiotransferase RimO — translation MPETPPQIGFVSLGCPKNLVDSEQILSRLRAEGYQLSASYDGADLVLVNTCGFIDAAVEESLEAIGEALEENGRVIVTGCLGKDESRIRDAHPQVLAVTGPHAYAEVMDAVHRQLPPPHDPFTSLVPPQGIKLTPGHYAYLKISEGCNHSCSFCIIPDLRGPLVSRPLGEVMLEAQRLVESGVRELLVVSQDTSAYGVDIKYRPDFWQGRPVATKLASLAAALGELQAWIRLHYVYPYPHVDDLIPLMAEGHVLPYLDMPLQHGNVRILQAMKRPAATEKVLGRIERWRRECPDLTLRSTFIVGFPGETEAEFEELLAFLREAQLDRVGCFAYSPVKGAQANDLPDPVPDEVKEARRARFMQVQAEISRERLQAKIGNRMVVLVDEVRDKQVVARSAADAPEIDGRVFIPGAWDLQPGDFIEVRVTAATAHDLRVEPVDVDESESE, via the coding sequence ATGCCTGAAACACCCCCACAGATCGGTTTTGTCAGCCTGGGTTGTCCCAAGAACCTGGTCGATTCGGAGCAGATACTGAGTCGTCTACGGGCGGAAGGGTATCAGCTTTCCGCCAGTTATGATGGCGCAGATCTGGTACTGGTGAATACGTGCGGTTTTATCGATGCGGCTGTGGAGGAGTCTCTTGAGGCAATCGGCGAGGCGCTGGAGGAGAACGGCAGGGTCATCGTTACCGGTTGCCTGGGCAAGGATGAGTCACGTATTCGAGATGCACACCCACAGGTACTGGCGGTGACGGGGCCCCACGCCTATGCGGAGGTGATGGATGCTGTACACCGGCAGCTTCCGCCTCCCCATGATCCTTTTACCAGTCTGGTTCCACCGCAGGGTATAAAACTGACCCCCGGGCACTATGCCTATCTGAAGATCTCTGAAGGCTGTAATCACAGCTGCAGCTTTTGCATCATTCCTGATCTGCGCGGTCCCCTGGTGAGCCGGCCTTTGGGGGAAGTCATGCTTGAAGCCCAGCGGCTGGTCGAATCGGGAGTCAGGGAGTTGCTGGTCGTCTCCCAGGACACCAGTGCCTATGGCGTGGATATCAAATACCGACCCGATTTTTGGCAGGGCAGGCCGGTCGCCACGAAATTAGCATCCTTAGCCGCTGCCCTTGGGGAGTTGCAGGCCTGGATAAGACTCCACTATGTCTATCCCTATCCCCACGTGGATGACCTGATCCCATTAATGGCGGAGGGCCATGTCCTGCCCTATCTCGATATGCCGCTGCAACACGGCAATGTACGGATTCTGCAAGCCATGAAACGGCCGGCTGCCACCGAGAAGGTATTGGGCAGAATTGAGCGCTGGCGTCGGGAGTGCCCGGATCTGACCCTGCGCAGTACGTTCATTGTCGGATTTCCCGGTGAGACAGAGGCGGAATTCGAAGAACTGCTGGCATTTCTGCGCGAGGCACAGCTCGATCGGGTGGGTTGTTTTGCCTACTCACCCGTTAAGGGAGCCCAGGCCAATGATCTGCCGGACCCGGTGCCGGACGAGGTCAAAGAGGCCCGTCGTGCCAGGTTTATGCAGGTACAGGCGGAGATCAGCCGTGAACGATTACAGGCGAAAATAGGTAACAGGATGGTGGTTCTGGTTGATGAGGTCAGAGATAAACAGGTGGTGGCCCGTAGTGCTGCGGATGCCCCCGAGATCGACGGTCGGGTATTCATTCCCGGCGCCTGGGATCTGCAACCTGGGGATTTTATAGAGGTACGGGTTACTGCCGCGACGGCCCACGATCTGCGGGTGGAACCTGTGGATGTGGATGAATCGGAGAGTGAATAG